From a single Anabas testudineus chromosome 5, fAnaTes1.2, whole genome shotgun sequence genomic region:
- the rereb gene encoding arginine-glutamic acid dipeptide repeats protein isoform X1, with product MDDLFSPRRSLNNTQGEIRVGPSHQAKLPELQPRPAPALQSQTESEELMWTPGVNDCDLLMYLRAARSMAAFAGMCDGGSTEDGCLAASRDDTTLNALNMLHASHYDAAKALQRLVKKPLPKLIEKCWSEDDVKRFIKGLRQYGKNFFRIRKDFLPSKKTGELITFYYHWKKTPEAAGTRAYRQQRRQPSSRKAKTRSVAPPVSTPSRNYSVDASSASEDDLDSEDSEQDIKSCSHCGATRSKDWHQGGRHNPLLCTSCRTYENKHGCLPPASKSAGAPFMFKPVKEEEEVNSKHGMRTRRSRAPQLSSLRSGHRRLTGSPTSEDQRSNNQPSPSGVTSNSLRSSSMDNKSDTSKRANKKIKEEVTSPKTTKRLRESPAQEPDEPEKVTPKRPKTQDPQGSRSEAEAEEESSSESRSAQDDGSSDTKDIDQDNRSSSPSIPSPQPGNESDSDSSAQPNGIPSEPVASAAVLADAPVLQTLPSQVPPITPQSPQTIPTADPGHSPSPPSPDPPQPAAGHSPNIRPQPASHSLSGPSPLPLGQDSPHSPAFQVPPALSSAHGLSPQAPPRLPPFFRESQLPQPPLSGPQIKPPPTTPIPPSHKQLPHQSPTPFPQMPSNLPPPPALKPLNSLPNQHPPGAPPPPLQLMPQPMQSLPNQLPVISQVQTHPGKSMTSSHPSSAASHPLTSVASSAIGPVPSLQPSFPPLSLRPTPNSMAGVSHIQIKEEPLDEIEEAVSPPPPPRSPSPEPTIVNMASHASQSARFIKHLDRGYNSCARTDLFFTPLSSSKLAKKREEAVEKSRREAELSARQEREREKDRDREREADRNSRASSSSHDSRMSEGPMTAQSHGRSSFEQPPTTVAAVPPYIGPDTPALRTLSEYARPHVMSPTNRNHPFYVSLSPGDPLLAYHMPGLYSAEPSLRERELRNLRERELRERMKPGFEVKPPDLETLHPSANPMEHFARHGALALPHIPGPPHPFATFHPGLNHLERERMALAGPPLRPELSYAERLTAERLHVERMASVATDPAARLQMLNVTPHHHQHSHIHSHLHLHQQDPLGQGSSPHPLVDPLAAGPRLARFPFPGGPIPNPLLSDLPHDPEMLRHPLFGAAYPRELQGPIPQMSAAHQLQAMHAQSAELQRMAMEQQWLHGHHLHGGPLPSQEDYYSRLKKEGDKPS from the exons CTGCAAG GAGCATGGCAGCATTTGCAGGAATGTGTGATGGTGGATCCACAGAGGATGGATGTTTAGCAGCCTCTCGTGATGATACCACACTCAACGCTCTCAATATG CTACATGCAAGTCATTATGATGCAGCAAAAGCTCTTCAGCGTTTGGTTAAGAAGCCTCTGCCAAAGCTTATTGAGAAATGCTGGTCGGAGGATGATGTG AAACGTTTTATCAAAGGCCTCAGACAATATGGAAAGAATTTCTTCCGCATCCGTAAAGACTTTCTGCCCAGCAAAAAGACT gGAGAGCTGATTACTTTCTATTACCACTGGAAGAAAACTCCTGAGGCTGCAGGAACAAGAGCTTATCGACAGCAACGACGACAGCCATCCTCCCGTAAGGCAAAGACTCGCTCTGTTGCACCACCTGTGAGCACCCCATCACGAAATTATTCGG TAGATGCAAGCTCTGCCAGCGAGGATGATCTTGATAGTGAAGACAGCGAACAGGACATTAAGAGCTGCAGCCACTGTGGTGCAACAA GGTCTAAGGATTGGCATCAAGGTGGAAGACACAATCCTTTGCTGTGCACGAGTTGTCGCacatatgaaaacaaacacgGATGTCTGCCGCCAGCTTCAAAATCTGCAGGCGCTCCATTCATGTTTAAACCTgtcaaagaagaggaagaggtgaacAGCAAACATGGCATGAGGACACGGCGAAGCAGAGCACCT cagctgtcGTCTTTAAGAAGTGGCCACCGGAGGCTTACAGGCTCCCCCACCAGTGAGGATCAGCGGTCCAATAACCAGCCCTCACCTAGTGGAGTGACTTCTAATTCTCTGAGATCATCTTCCATGGACAATAAGAGTGACACCAGTAAGAGGGCAAACAAG AAGATAAAAGAGGAGGTAACATCACCAAAGACAACAAAACGTTTAAGGGAGAGTCCAGCTCAGGAGCCTGACGAGCCTGAAAAAGTTACACCTAAAAGGCCAAAGACACAG GATCCACAGGGCTCCCGGTCAGAGgctgaggcagaggaggagagctcTTCAGAAAGCCGCAGTGCTCAGGATGATGGCAGCAGTGACACCAAAGATATTGATCAGGATAACCGCAGCTCCTCTCCCAGCATTCCCAGCCCCCAGCCGGGCAACGAGAGTGACTCTGACTCATCTGCCCAGCCGAACGGCATCCCGTCAGAGCCCGTGGCCTCTGCTGCCGTGTTGGCTGATGCACCAGTCCTGCAGACCCTCCCCTCTCAGGTTCCCCCCATCACTCCTCAGTCACCGCAGACCATCCCCACTGCTGATCCTGGTCACagcccctctcctccttctccagaCCCCCCTCAGCCAGCCGCTGGTCATTCACCAAACATCCGCCCACAGCCTGCCTCCCACTCTCTTTCTGGTCCATCTCCTCTACCACTGGGTCAGGACTCTCCTCATTCTCCAGCTTTCCAGGTCCCACCTGCTCTCAGCTCTGCACATGGTTTGTCACCTCAAGCTCCTCCCCGACTCCCACCCTTCTTTAGGGAGTCACAGCTCCCCCAGCCTCCTCTGTCTGGCCCACAAATCAAGCCTCCTCCCACAACCCCAATTCCACCTTCACACAAACAGCTACCACACCAGTCTCCTACACCTTTCCCCCAGATGCCCTCCAATCTCCCCcctccacctgctctaaagCCCCTCAATTCTCTGCCCAACCAGCATCCTCCAGGTGCACCACCTCCCCCTCTTCAGCTCATGCCACAGCCAATGCAGTCGCTTCCAAACCAACTTCCAGTGATCTCTCAGGTGCAAACCCACCCTGGAAAGAGCATGACTTCTTCTCATCCATCTTCTGCAGCCTCACACCCTCTCACCTCTGTAGCATCTTCTGCTATTGGCCCTGTGCCCAGCCTGCAGCCGTCGTTCCCACCTCTTTCTCTGAGACCCACTCCGAACAGCATGGCAGGGGTATCACACATTCAGATTAAAGAGGAGCCACTGGATGAGATAGAAGAGGCTGTGAGCCCCCCGCCTCCACCTCGGAGCCCTTCGCCAGAACCCACCATTGTTAACATGGCAAGCCATGCCAGCCAGTCTGCACG GTTTATCAAACATTTGGATCGTGGTTACAACTCTTGTGCTAGAACAGACTTGTTCTTCACTCCGCTTTCATCCTCTAAACTGGCCAAGAAAAGGGAGGAGGCCGTGGAAAAGTCTAGGAGAGAGGCAGAGCTCAGTGCTCGCCAAGAACGCGAAAGGGAGAAGGACAGAGACcgagagagggaggcagacagAAACTCT AGAGCCTCCAGCTCCTCCCATGACAGTCGTATGAGTGAGGGCCCGATGACAGCTCAGAGCCATGGGCGCTCCTCCTTTGAGCAGCCACCTACCACTGTAGCTGCAGTGCCCCCCTACATTGGCCCAGATACACCAGCTCTGCGCACCCTGAGTGAATATGCTCGACCACATGTCATGTCCCCTACCAACCGCAATCATCCTTTTTACGTGTCACTGAGCCCTGGGGACCCCTTGCTAGCCTACCACATGCCGGGCCTGTACAGTGCTGAACCCAGCCTGAGAGAGCGTGAGCTGAGGAACCTCAGGGAGAGAGAGCTCCGTGAGAGGATGAAGCCTGGCTTTGAGGTCAAGCCTCCAGACCTGGAAACCCTACACCCCTCAGCCAACCCCATGGAGCACTTTGCCAGACACGGCGCACTGGCTCTTCCCCACATTCCTGGGCCGCCCCACCCCTTCGCAACTTTCCATCCGGGGCTGAACCATCTGGAGCGGGAAAGGATGGCGCTGGCAGGACCTCCGCTCCGCCCAGAGCTGAGCTACGCCGAGCGACTCACTGCCGAGCGGCTTCACGTAGAGAGGATGGCCTCTGTGGCGACTGACCCTGCTGCAAGGCTGCAGATGCTGAATGTGACTCCGCATCATCACCAGCACTCTCACATTCACTCTCACCTCCACCTGCACCAACAGGACCCCCTCGGTCAGG GTTCTAGTCCACATCCTTTAGTGGACCCTCTGGCAGCAGGACCACGTTTGGCTCGATTCCCCTTCCCTGGTGGCCCAATCCCCAACCCTTTACTCAGTGATCTTCCTCATGATCCTGAGATGCTGCGCCACCCATTATTTG GAGCTGCATATCCACGAGAGTTGCAGGGCCCAATTCCTCAGATGTCGGCCGCTCACCAGCTCCAAGCCATGCATGCTcagtctgcagagctgcagaggatgGCTATGGAGCAGCAGTGGCTGCATGGACATCACCTGCATGGAGGCCCCCTACCAAGTCAGGAAGATTATTACAG CCGGCTGAAGAAAGAAGGTGACAAGCCATCTTGA
- the rereb gene encoding arginine-glutamic acid dipeptide repeats protein isoform X2, producing the protein MDDLFSPRRSLNNTQGEIRVGPSHQAKLPELQPRPAPALQSQTESEELMWTPGVNDCDLLMYLRAARSMAAFAGMCDGGSTEDGCLAASRDDTTLNALNMLHASHYDAAKALQRLVKKPLPKLIEKCWSEDDVKRFIKGLRQYGKNFFRIRKDFLPSKKTGELITFYYHWKKTPEAAGTRAYRQQRRQPSSRKAKTRSVAPPVSTPSRNYSVDASSASEDDLDSEDSEQDIKSCSHCGATRSKDWHQGGRHNPLLCTSCRTYENKHGCLPPASKSAGAPFMFKPVKEEEEVNSKHGMRTRRSRAPLSSLRSGHRRLTGSPTSEDQRSNNQPSPSGVTSNSLRSSSMDNKSDTSKRANKKIKEEVTSPKTTKRLRESPAQEPDEPEKVTPKRPKTQDPQGSRSEAEAEEESSSESRSAQDDGSSDTKDIDQDNRSSSPSIPSPQPGNESDSDSSAQPNGIPSEPVASAAVLADAPVLQTLPSQVPPITPQSPQTIPTADPGHSPSPPSPDPPQPAAGHSPNIRPQPASHSLSGPSPLPLGQDSPHSPAFQVPPALSSAHGLSPQAPPRLPPFFRESQLPQPPLSGPQIKPPPTTPIPPSHKQLPHQSPTPFPQMPSNLPPPPALKPLNSLPNQHPPGAPPPPLQLMPQPMQSLPNQLPVISQVQTHPGKSMTSSHPSSAASHPLTSVASSAIGPVPSLQPSFPPLSLRPTPNSMAGVSHIQIKEEPLDEIEEAVSPPPPPRSPSPEPTIVNMASHASQSARFIKHLDRGYNSCARTDLFFTPLSSSKLAKKREEAVEKSRREAELSARQEREREKDRDREREADRNSRASSSSHDSRMSEGPMTAQSHGRSSFEQPPTTVAAVPPYIGPDTPALRTLSEYARPHVMSPTNRNHPFYVSLSPGDPLLAYHMPGLYSAEPSLRERELRNLRERELRERMKPGFEVKPPDLETLHPSANPMEHFARHGALALPHIPGPPHPFATFHPGLNHLERERMALAGPPLRPELSYAERLTAERLHVERMASVATDPAARLQMLNVTPHHHQHSHIHSHLHLHQQDPLGQGSSPHPLVDPLAAGPRLARFPFPGGPIPNPLLSDLPHDPEMLRHPLFGAAYPRELQGPIPQMSAAHQLQAMHAQSAELQRMAMEQQWLHGHHLHGGPLPSQEDYYSRLKKEGDKPS; encoded by the exons CTGCAAG GAGCATGGCAGCATTTGCAGGAATGTGTGATGGTGGATCCACAGAGGATGGATGTTTAGCAGCCTCTCGTGATGATACCACACTCAACGCTCTCAATATG CTACATGCAAGTCATTATGATGCAGCAAAAGCTCTTCAGCGTTTGGTTAAGAAGCCTCTGCCAAAGCTTATTGAGAAATGCTGGTCGGAGGATGATGTG AAACGTTTTATCAAAGGCCTCAGACAATATGGAAAGAATTTCTTCCGCATCCGTAAAGACTTTCTGCCCAGCAAAAAGACT gGAGAGCTGATTACTTTCTATTACCACTGGAAGAAAACTCCTGAGGCTGCAGGAACAAGAGCTTATCGACAGCAACGACGACAGCCATCCTCCCGTAAGGCAAAGACTCGCTCTGTTGCACCACCTGTGAGCACCCCATCACGAAATTATTCGG TAGATGCAAGCTCTGCCAGCGAGGATGATCTTGATAGTGAAGACAGCGAACAGGACATTAAGAGCTGCAGCCACTGTGGTGCAACAA GGTCTAAGGATTGGCATCAAGGTGGAAGACACAATCCTTTGCTGTGCACGAGTTGTCGCacatatgaaaacaaacacgGATGTCTGCCGCCAGCTTCAAAATCTGCAGGCGCTCCATTCATGTTTAAACCTgtcaaagaagaggaagaggtgaacAGCAAACATGGCATGAGGACACGGCGAAGCAGAGCACCT ctgtcGTCTTTAAGAAGTGGCCACCGGAGGCTTACAGGCTCCCCCACCAGTGAGGATCAGCGGTCCAATAACCAGCCCTCACCTAGTGGAGTGACTTCTAATTCTCTGAGATCATCTTCCATGGACAATAAGAGTGACACCAGTAAGAGGGCAAACAAG AAGATAAAAGAGGAGGTAACATCACCAAAGACAACAAAACGTTTAAGGGAGAGTCCAGCTCAGGAGCCTGACGAGCCTGAAAAAGTTACACCTAAAAGGCCAAAGACACAG GATCCACAGGGCTCCCGGTCAGAGgctgaggcagaggaggagagctcTTCAGAAAGCCGCAGTGCTCAGGATGATGGCAGCAGTGACACCAAAGATATTGATCAGGATAACCGCAGCTCCTCTCCCAGCATTCCCAGCCCCCAGCCGGGCAACGAGAGTGACTCTGACTCATCTGCCCAGCCGAACGGCATCCCGTCAGAGCCCGTGGCCTCTGCTGCCGTGTTGGCTGATGCACCAGTCCTGCAGACCCTCCCCTCTCAGGTTCCCCCCATCACTCCTCAGTCACCGCAGACCATCCCCACTGCTGATCCTGGTCACagcccctctcctccttctccagaCCCCCCTCAGCCAGCCGCTGGTCATTCACCAAACATCCGCCCACAGCCTGCCTCCCACTCTCTTTCTGGTCCATCTCCTCTACCACTGGGTCAGGACTCTCCTCATTCTCCAGCTTTCCAGGTCCCACCTGCTCTCAGCTCTGCACATGGTTTGTCACCTCAAGCTCCTCCCCGACTCCCACCCTTCTTTAGGGAGTCACAGCTCCCCCAGCCTCCTCTGTCTGGCCCACAAATCAAGCCTCCTCCCACAACCCCAATTCCACCTTCACACAAACAGCTACCACACCAGTCTCCTACACCTTTCCCCCAGATGCCCTCCAATCTCCCCcctccacctgctctaaagCCCCTCAATTCTCTGCCCAACCAGCATCCTCCAGGTGCACCACCTCCCCCTCTTCAGCTCATGCCACAGCCAATGCAGTCGCTTCCAAACCAACTTCCAGTGATCTCTCAGGTGCAAACCCACCCTGGAAAGAGCATGACTTCTTCTCATCCATCTTCTGCAGCCTCACACCCTCTCACCTCTGTAGCATCTTCTGCTATTGGCCCTGTGCCCAGCCTGCAGCCGTCGTTCCCACCTCTTTCTCTGAGACCCACTCCGAACAGCATGGCAGGGGTATCACACATTCAGATTAAAGAGGAGCCACTGGATGAGATAGAAGAGGCTGTGAGCCCCCCGCCTCCACCTCGGAGCCCTTCGCCAGAACCCACCATTGTTAACATGGCAAGCCATGCCAGCCAGTCTGCACG GTTTATCAAACATTTGGATCGTGGTTACAACTCTTGTGCTAGAACAGACTTGTTCTTCACTCCGCTTTCATCCTCTAAACTGGCCAAGAAAAGGGAGGAGGCCGTGGAAAAGTCTAGGAGAGAGGCAGAGCTCAGTGCTCGCCAAGAACGCGAAAGGGAGAAGGACAGAGACcgagagagggaggcagacagAAACTCT AGAGCCTCCAGCTCCTCCCATGACAGTCGTATGAGTGAGGGCCCGATGACAGCTCAGAGCCATGGGCGCTCCTCCTTTGAGCAGCCACCTACCACTGTAGCTGCAGTGCCCCCCTACATTGGCCCAGATACACCAGCTCTGCGCACCCTGAGTGAATATGCTCGACCACATGTCATGTCCCCTACCAACCGCAATCATCCTTTTTACGTGTCACTGAGCCCTGGGGACCCCTTGCTAGCCTACCACATGCCGGGCCTGTACAGTGCTGAACCCAGCCTGAGAGAGCGTGAGCTGAGGAACCTCAGGGAGAGAGAGCTCCGTGAGAGGATGAAGCCTGGCTTTGAGGTCAAGCCTCCAGACCTGGAAACCCTACACCCCTCAGCCAACCCCATGGAGCACTTTGCCAGACACGGCGCACTGGCTCTTCCCCACATTCCTGGGCCGCCCCACCCCTTCGCAACTTTCCATCCGGGGCTGAACCATCTGGAGCGGGAAAGGATGGCGCTGGCAGGACCTCCGCTCCGCCCAGAGCTGAGCTACGCCGAGCGACTCACTGCCGAGCGGCTTCACGTAGAGAGGATGGCCTCTGTGGCGACTGACCCTGCTGCAAGGCTGCAGATGCTGAATGTGACTCCGCATCATCACCAGCACTCTCACATTCACTCTCACCTCCACCTGCACCAACAGGACCCCCTCGGTCAGG GTTCTAGTCCACATCCTTTAGTGGACCCTCTGGCAGCAGGACCACGTTTGGCTCGATTCCCCTTCCCTGGTGGCCCAATCCCCAACCCTTTACTCAGTGATCTTCCTCATGATCCTGAGATGCTGCGCCACCCATTATTTG GAGCTGCATATCCACGAGAGTTGCAGGGCCCAATTCCTCAGATGTCGGCCGCTCACCAGCTCCAAGCCATGCATGCTcagtctgcagagctgcagaggatgGCTATGGAGCAGCAGTGGCTGCATGGACATCACCTGCATGGAGGCCCCCTACCAAGTCAGGAAGATTATTACAG CCGGCTGAAGAAAGAAGGTGACAAGCCATCTTGA